TTAAAATATGAAAATTGCGCTCCTCAATTTTACGAACTTTGAATTTTTTATAGATTTTTCCAGCCAGTTTTTTAGACTCTTCAGCATTTTGAACGTATATTTCAGCTCCATGTTTAGTCTCTTCCTCAGGTGAAGTGTTCACATGAAGTGAAATGACCATTTCCGGGTTCAATTTATTAATAAGATTGGTTCTTTCAGAAAGGCTGGGATAAGTATCTTCACTTCTTATTAAAATCACCTCATATTGATCTTGTTTTCCACTAAGTTTTTGAATTTCCTTAGCAATACTTAAGGTGATATCTTTTTCAGTAAAATTACCATATACGGCTCCATGATCATGACCTCCATGGCCAGCATCTATGACAATGTATTTCTTGTTGAGAGGAGTAAATGATAAAAAGGTGGTCGAAAAGATTGATAAAGCAAGTAATGTAATACCTTTCATCTCAGTAATTTTGGTTTTTCAAAGAACGTGAAAACTTTCTTTAAAATTGGTTAACAAAATCCTAAAATTTGTTAATTATTTTACTGATTTGAAAAAGATATACTTAATTCAGTGAGATATCCTCAGGTGAATTGGCCCAAAGTAAAAACTCACCGCCTAGATTCTGCATGATAGATTTCCATAAAGTTTGATCATTTGGAAGAGTATAATCTAAATTATAAACATCTACTACCGTCCACATTTTTCTCTGAACTTCACTATCCAATTGATTAGGAGCCCATCCAGAATATCCTGAAAATATTTTTACATTATGAATATCCAGTTCATTGGCCAATACAGCATTGATGATACGTTCTATATCTTCAGTAAGGTAATATTCATCGGCAATGTCAGTGTAGATCTCAGTCACTTTTTCATTCCCTTTTACAATGAAAAATACCTTGTCATTTTCCACAGGACCACCATCATATACCTCGATTTTAAAATCAAAGAAATCTTTGAATTTACTGCTCATCTGGCTATTCTTTTTGTTCAGTATCAAACCAAAAGCTCCGCTTTCGTTATGTTCAATAACCAATACTACCGATCTGGAAAAAATATCGCCGGAAATGTCAGGTGTCGAGATTAATATTTTACCTTTGTATGAATGATTCATACTCAAATTTAATAAAAAATATTTATGGAAAACCTGCACGATAAAAGAAAAGTGTATGATAAATCCCAACTTATTGAAAGTGAGATAAAACAAAATCCAATTGAGCAATTTAGGGATTGGTTTTTGGAGGCCAGTGAGAGTGATATGATCTCAGAAGCTAATGCTATGGCGGTTTCTACAGTAGAAGAAGATGGTTGTCCCAGGACAAGAATGG
This is a stretch of genomic DNA from Chryseobacterium tructae. It encodes these proteins:
- a CDS encoding N-acetylmuramoyl-L-alanine amidase family protein, yielding MKGITLLALSIFSTTFLSFTPLNKKYIVIDAGHGGHDHGAVYGNFTEKDITLSIAKEIQKLSGKQDQYEVILIRSEDTYPSLSERTNLINKLNPEMVISLHVNTSPEEETKHGAEIYVQNAEESKKLAGKIYKKFKVRKIEERNFHILRETKAPAVLVELGFINNSSDRAYITSENGQAEIARKFVDIINGN
- a CDS encoding YqgE/AlgH family protein translates to MNHSYKGKILISTPDISGDIFSRSVVLVIEHNESGAFGLILNKKNSQMSSKFKDFFDFKIEVYDGGPVENDKVFFIVKGNEKVTEIYTDIADEYYLTEDIERIINAVLANELDIHNVKIFSGYSGWAPNQLDSEVQRKMWTVVDVYNLDYTLPNDQTLWKSIMQNLGGEFLLWANSPEDISLN